A stretch of the Xylocopa sonorina isolate GNS202 chromosome 12, iyXylSono1_principal, whole genome shotgun sequence genome encodes the following:
- the LOC143429860 gene encoding uncharacterized protein LOC143429860 isoform X2 → MICGVPKLQLGEEVRKLVEPYGNIKKIHVVPDYPAEEFTEVYYVQYDRIQSARIAKRFVDGKNFYGGSLHVFYAPELETVSETRAKLLQRRRDVTIRIKRNQQDMKNLNTDKFIPKEQYHRKKKMPALPLTEDRLTQQYPGETLSSIYDGIPQNLDRRPVSEPSLPSTSYSYQENVASTFLQAPYQPTEPIIRINESTEATQKSERIGEKRKNYKGQPVNDSVKVRVVRPQLVDTSTIVKWDTSRKNVFSNPKKVQGNITIKLIPKNESEKKKIIIKDPSVSQLVQPSENLQLSIKEAKSQIRTAMQMNNKESP, encoded by the exons ATGATATGCGGAGTGCCAAAACTCCAATTAGGTGAAGAAGTCAGAAAGCTAGTAGAACCATACGGAAACATTAAAAAGATTCATGTAGTGCCTGATTATCCCGCAGAAGAGTTTACTGAAGTATATTATGTACAATATGATCGTATACAGAGTGCAAG AATAGCAAAACGATTTGTTGATGGAAAAAATTTTTATGGCGGTTCACTGCATGTTTTCTATGCACCTGAACTTGAAACTGTATCAGAAACCAGAGCTAAGCTCCTTCAACGTCGCAGAGATGTAACTATACGTATAAAGAGAAATCAGCAAGATATGAAAAACTTGAATACAGATAAATTTATTCCAAA AGAGCAATATCATAGGAAAAAGAAAATGCCCGCCCTTCCACTTACAGAAGACCGTCTTACTCAGCAATATCCTGGAGAAACATTATCTTCGATTTATGATGGCATACCGCAAAATTTAGACCGGAGACCAGTATCTGAACCTAGTCTACCTTCAACTTCTTACAGTTATCAAGAAAATGTTGCGTCCACTTTTTTACAAGCTCCTTATCAACCAACTGAACCTATTATTAGAATAAATGAATCAACAGAAGCTACCCAGAAATCAGAGAGAATAGGAGAGAAACGAAAAAATTATAAGGGGCAGCCTGTTAATGATAGTGTTAAAGTTAGAGTTGTTAGACCTCAACTTGTTGATACAAGTACTATAGTGAAGTGGGATACTTCACGTAAGAATGTATTTTCTAATCCAAAGAAAGTTCAGGGTAATATAACTATTAAATTAATACCAAAAAATGAGAGTGAGAAAAAGAAGATTATAATAAAAGATCCAAG CGTGTCACAGTTAGTTCAACCAAGTGAAAATCTTCAGTTGTCAATCAAGGAAGCCAAATCTCAGATAAGAACGGCCATGCAAATGAATAATAAGGAAAGCCCGTGA
- the Ns3 gene encoding nucleostemin 3, translated as MGKKGKAGSGNLGKALIRDRFGPSRNKRNADSSMLHTSNLNDGYDWGRLNLQSVTEENSFEEFLSTAELAGTEFQAEKLNIKFINPKSNVGLLSKDEKEKVLDAQKKNKALLKIPRRPKWDSSTTAQELQAKEREEFLEWRRSLSMLQEVEELMLTPYEKNLEFWRQLWRVVERSDVVVQIVDARNPLLFRCEDLEKYVKEVDPKKMNMILINKADFLTEEQRQAWAKYFTDVNLKVAFFSATLAAEKEKMGDIIEEENSEDEENSEVEDDDNDSNNESSYNSEFASESEYESADDGSYSSSVENREDVCKENEYNLHELKPPLEEINEPIAEDNIKIENSSELLSRDQLVSFFKTIYKGETYTKGITTIGLVGYPNVGKSSTINALLMDKKVSVSATPGKTKHFQTLYLDKDLLLCDCPGLVMPSFVSTKAEMIVNGILPIDRMKDHVPAITLLGTFIPRHVIEDLYGIMIPLPPEGEDPDRPPTAEEILNAYGYNRGFMTQNGQPDNPRSARYVLKDYVNGRLLYCVAPPTIEQEKFHTFPPRRRIISANKHLPPNTVRASKGSKISSEDMDKVFFQNNSSGVHVKGVLGKTHGLYRPGSNDTGSVIGSTQSLSVEEKPWKKINKHVNKKKREKTRRLYAHLDKH; from the exons ATGGGTAAGAAAGGAAAAGCAGGAAGCGGCAATTTAGGAAAAGCTTTGATCAGAGATCGTTTTGGCCCGTCAAGAAATAAAAGAAATGCCGACTCGTCTATG CTTCACACCTCCAATTTGAACGATGGCTACGATTGGGGACGTCTCAACCTTCAATCAGTTACAGAGGAGAATTCCTTCGAGGAGTTTCTCTCTACCGCAGAGCTAGCAGGCACTGAATTTCAAGCTGAGAAACTGAACATTAAATTCATCAATCCTAAAAGTAACGTTGGATTGCTCTCAAAAGATGAGAAGGAGAAGGTGTTGGATGCACAGAAGAAGAACAAAGCGTTATTAAAAATACCAAGGAGACCAAAATGGGATAGCTCTACTACAGCTCAAGAATTACAGGCCAAAGAAAGAGAAGAATTCCTAGAATGGAGGCGCTCTCTCTCTATGTTGCAAGAGGTAGAAGAACTGATGTTGACTCCTTATGAGAAAAATTTAGAATTCTGGCGGCAATTATGGAGGGTAGTGGAGCGTAGCGATGTTGTTGTACAAATTGTTGATGCAAGGAATCCATTGCTGTTTCGATGCGAGGATTTGGAGAAGTACGTTAAGGAGGTGGATCCAAAGAAAATGAACATGATACTTATTAATAAAGCAGATTTCCTTACAGAAGAGCAAAGACAAGCATGGGCAAAATATTTTACAGACGTTAATTTAAAGGTAGCATTCTTTTCTGCAACATTGGCAGCTGAAAAGGAAAAAATGGGTGATATAATTGAAGAAGAGAACTCAGAGGATGAAGAAAACAGTGAAGTAGAAGACGATGATAATGATAGTAATAATGAATCATCATACAATTCAGAATTTGCCTCAGAAAGCGAATACGAAAGTGCAGATGATGGTAGTTACAGTAGCAGTGTGGAGAATAGGGAAGATGTTTGTAAGgaaaatgaatataatttaCATGAATTAAAACCTCCACTAGAGGAAATAAATGAACCAATTGCAGAAGATAACATCAAAATAGAAAATTCATCAGAACTATTAAGCAGAGATCAATTAGTATCGTTTTTCAAAACAATTTACAAAGGTGAAACATACACGAAGGGAATCACGACAATTGGTTTAGTAGGCTACCCAAATGTAGGCAAAAGTTCTACAATAAATGCCCTGTTAATGGACAAGAAAGTATCGGTGTCCGCAACGCCGGGTAAAACGAAGCATTTTCAAACGCTGTACTTGGACAAGGATCTACTTCTTTGCGATTGCCCAGGATTGGTAATGCCCAGTTTCGTTTCCACAAAAGCGGAAATGATTGTAAACGGTATATTACCAATCGACCGAATGAAAGATCACGTACCTGCTATTACATTATTGGGTACTTTCATACCGAGACACGTAATAGAGGACCTTTATGGTATCATGATACCTTTGCCACCAGAAGGAGAAGACCCGGATCGTCCTCCAACCGCGGAAGAAATTTTAAATGCTTACGGAT ATAACAGGGGTTTTATGACGCAAAATGGACAACCGGACAATCCACGATCCGCTCGATATGTTTTGAAAGATTATGTAAACGGTAGGCTATTATACTGCGTTGCACCGCCAACAATAGAGCAAGAAAAATTCCACACATTCCCGCCGCGAAGAAGAATAATTTCTGCAAATAAACACTTGCCACCTAACACGGTGCGCGCAAGCAAGGGCAGCAAAATTTCATCCGAGGACATGGATAAAGTATTTTTTCAAAATAATTCTTCAGGCGTACACGTGAAGGGAGTTCTTGGTAAAACGCACGGTTTATACCGACCCGGTTCTAA CGATACAGGATCGGTGATTGGTTCCACACAAAGTTTGTCAGTTGAGGAGAAACCGTGGAAAAAGATTAATAAACATGTGAATAAAAAGAAACGCGAGAAAACAAGAAGATTATACGCCCATCTCGATAAACATTGA
- the Ssu72 gene encoding ssu72 CTD phosphatase, protein MPAPNSISVAVICSSNMNRSMEAHAFLSKKGFNVKSFGTGDKVKLPGNAPDRPNIYDFGTSYDEIYNDLLSKDKQYYTQNGLLHMLDRNRRIKPKPEKFQLSKDKFDILITCEERVYDQVIECMESRTQEYNQPVHLINIDIQDNHEEATVGSFLICELVTVLANSEDLDNDIDELLHEFESKFARTILHTVLFY, encoded by the exons ATGCCAGCCCCAAACTCTATCAGCGTAGCTGTAATATGTTCTAGCAATATGAACAGAAGCATGGAAGCTCATGCTTTCTTGAG TAAAAAAGGATTCAATGTGAAATCGTTTGGAACTGGTGACAAAGTCAAGCTTCCTGGAAATGCGCCTGATCGTCCAAATATATACGACTTTGGGACTTCGTACGATGAAATCTACAATGATCTTTTATCGAAAGACAAGCAATA CTACACGCAAAATGGTTTATTGCATATGTTAGATAGGAACCGTAGAATAAAACCTAAGCCGGAGAAATTTCAGTTGTCCAAGGACAAGTTCGATATTTTAATTACTTGCGAAGAGCGCGTGTACGATCAAGTGATTGAATGCATGGAGTCTAGGACCCAAGAGTATAACCAACCTGTGCATTTAATTAACATTGATATTCAGGATAATCACGAAGAAGCTACAGTTGGATCGTTTCTCATTTGTGAATTGGTCACTGTG CTGGCCAATAGCGAGGATTTAGATAACGATATAGATGAACTGCTGCACGAGTTCGAGTCGAAGTTCGCAAGAACGATCCTGCATACAGTACTTTTTTATTGA
- the Wdr33 gene encoding WD repeat domain 33 produces MSANTQFANPPPAISLPNMSVPPPATPNLSAPPPNLTTINTSGSYQHRYTNHREGARGFFKPFRPYHAPKIVAAGQDTLQDEFDGKRLRKSVMRKTVDYNSAIIKSLENRVWQRDYRDRRALQPDVMYYPDLLPPPSYVDNPINAVTTRFVKTATNKMRCPIFCMAWTPEGRRLVTGASSGEFTLWNGLTFNFETILQAHDSPVRTMVWSHNESWMVTGDHAGYVKYWQSNMNNVKMFQAHKEAIRGLSFSPTDHKLATCSDDGTVRIWDFLRCHEERILRGHGADVKCVHWHPQKSLVISGSKDNQQPVKLWDPKTGQSLATLHAHKSTVMDVKWNENGNWLVTASRDHLLKLFDLRNLSQEVQTFRGHKKEASSVAWHPSHEGLFCSGGSDGAILFWHVGADKEVGAIEQAHDSIVWTLAWHPLGHILCSGSNDHTSKFWTRNRPGDLMRDKYNLNTLPAGSAGIDDHEIADEAAVIPGMGPEDRINADGEPEDKSGGIPGLDLDHAVDEGKKFANKKVPYSKPIPRNFQAQWNEMEAEDMEQVEALNAFVNQLIETTPGAVPLNEVTPNGIILYGKMIPVEPGSKLAEAISKGNDAINKLVFSGEIEELRDVVGPPDNMDDSEEYLQDDGEIDYSKVPDIELPPPLPSSKFAQNPELLKALNRGGKRKFDQLIGWSDGGASDRTSKIHQPVFGGAMTEDSQSSDTDLRYTGTKSNQHTNDSNSFHSGQDEDLRKLPHGESTRNANRDEDLRFNISSGPGRPSSRSDYDARSNYADKDFRSTHAFSLKKSLDNDIYDDRDRDGGSRWDDEKSMNDGPRKGDSGFSGSFDKRDSMPMGLGSGLSNNMPHLGNSLSHMSSHHNMQNINPNMPPPIPSLVPHPNMSQHPMQNKPMHPGMQGMDGPMHMMHHPNMHPGFGPNGPPPGNFGPNFRPPNGNFGPNQHFRPSPLPPFGPNQGPFGNSFQGLPNFRGPNSGPPNFDRPGFGPGFRGQNPGQNPPNNFNASFGNFGNKLGPNRGMNRGNDNNMGRSGYNNRGRGRDGDQPRGIRGRDNY; encoded by the exons aTGTCAGCAAATACTCAATTTGCGAATCCTCCGCCAGCCATAAGTTTGCCTAATATGTCAGTGCCGCCTCCCGCCACTCCAAATTTATCAGCTCCACCTCCTAATTTGACCACCATAAACACGTCCGGAAGTTACCAACATCGATACACCAACCATAGAGAAGGGGCAAGGGGTTTCTTTAAACCGTTCAGGCCTTACCATGCACCCAAAATTGTTGCCGCCGGTCAAGATACGCTGCAAGATGAGTTCGACGGGAAAAGGCTCAGGAAATCTGTTATGCGCAAAACTGTGGACTATAATTCAGCGATTATAAAAAGTTTAGAG AACCGAGTATGGCAAAGGGACTACCGGGACAGGCGTGCCCTTCAGCCGGACGTAATGTATTATCCGGACTTACTTCCGCCACCCAGTTACGTTGACAATCCGATAAACGCAGTCACCACAAGATTCGTGAAGACAGCGACGAATAAAATGCGTTGCCCTATTTTCTGTATGGCATGGACACCAGAGGGTAGACGCCTCGTTACTGGCGCGTCTAGCGGGGAGTTTACCTTGTGGAACGGTCTTACCTTTAATTTCGAAACTATTCTGCAG GCGCACGACAGTCCCGTGAGAACAATGGTATGGTCACACAACGAGAGCTGGATGGTCACGGGAGATCATGCTGGCTACGTGAAGTATTGGCAGAGCAACATGAACAACGTCAAGATGTTTCAGGCGCACAAAGAAGCGATTAGAGGACTCAG TTTCAGTCCAACGGATCACAAGCTGGCTACGTGCAGTGATGATGGAACCGTCCGAATTTGGGACTTTCTTCGCTGTCACGAAGAACGCATTCTAAGGG GTCATGGAGCTGACGTGAAATGCGTGCACTGGCATCCGCAAAAAAGTCTAGTCATCTCTGGGAGCAAAGACAATCAACAGCCGGTGAAACTTTGGGATCCAAAGACTGGCCAGTCTCTTGCGACTCTGCACGCGCACAAGTCCACGGTTATGGATGTCAAATGGAACGAGAACGGGAACTGGCTGGTCACTGCGTCGCGGGACCACTTGCTGAAACTATTCGACTTGCGAAATCTAAGCCAGGAGGTTCAAACGTTTCGCGGTCACAAGAAAGAAGCGTCTAGCGTCGCGTGGCATCCGAGCCACGAGGGGCTGTTCTGCAGCGGCGGTAGCGATGGAGCTATTCTGTTCTGGCACGTGGG AGCCGACAAGGAAGTGGGCGCGATAGAACAGGCTCATGACAGTATAGTATGGACTTTGGCTTGGCATCCACTGGGGCACATTCTCTGCTCCGGTAGCAATGATCACACATCGAAATTCTGGACACGAAACAGGCCTGGCGACCTGATGAGAGACAAGTATAATCTGAACACCTTGCCTGCTGGATCGGCTGGCATCGATGACCACGAAATTG CCGACGAAGCAGCTGTGATACCTGGTATGGGACCAGAGGATCGAATCAACGCCGATGGTGAACCGGAAGACAAAAGCGGTGGCATTCCCGGTTTAGACTTGGATCACGCTGTCGACGAAGGGAAGAAGTTCGCTAATAAGAAGGTTCCGTACAGCAAACCGATTCCAAGGAACTTCCAAGCTCAATGGAACGAAATGGAAGCAGAAGATATGGAGCAAGTAGAAGCTTTAAACGCATTTGTAAATCAATTAATTGAAACTACGCCAGGAGCAGTGCCACTGAACGAAGTGACGCCTAATGGTATTATATTGTACGGGAAAATGATTCCTGTTGAAC CCGGTTCGAAGCTGGCAGAGGCTATCAGTAAAGGAAACGATGCCATAAACAAATTAGTATTCTCCGGAGAAATAGAGGAGCTGCGCGATGTTGTGGGCCCACCGGACAATATGGACGACTCCGAGGAGTATCTGCAAGACGACGGCGAAATAGATTATTCCAAAGTTCCCGATATCGAACTTCCCCCACCTTTACCTAGTTCCAAATTTGCGCAGAACCCGGAGCTGCTGAAGGCCTTAAACCGAGGCGGGAAACGGAAATTCGATCAACTGATTGGTTGGAGCGATGGTGGAGCCAGTGATCGAACATCGAAGATTCACCAACCAGTTTTCGGTGGAGCGATGACTGAGGATTCGCAGTCCAGTGACACGGACCTGAGGTACACCGGAACGAAGTCGAACCAGCACACCAACGACAGCAATTCTTTCCACAGCGGTCAGGACGAGGATCTCAGGAAGCTTCCACACGGTGAAAGCACCAGGAACGCGAATCGTGACGAGGACTTACGTTTCAATATATCCAGCGGACCTGGAAGGCCTAGTTCGCGGTCAGATTACGATGCGAGGAGTAACTATGCGGACAAGGACTTTAGAAGTACGCACGCATTCTCTTTGAAGAAGTCTCTGGACAACGATATATACGACGACAGGGATCGAGACGGTGGTTCACGGTGGGACGACGAGAAGTCGATGAACGATGGCCCCCGTAAAGGGGACAGCGGTTTCTCAGGCAGTTTCGACAAACGCGATAGCATGCCAATGGGTCTAGGATCGGGCTTGAGCAACAACATGCCGCATTTGGGCAACAGTCTGTCTCACATGTCGAGTCATCACAATATGCAGAATATCAATCCCAATATGCCACCACCGATCCCAAGTTTAGTGCCACATCCCAACATGTCCCAGCATCCCATGCAGAATAAACCGATGCATCCTGGTATGCAAGGAATGGATGGTCCCATGCACATGATGCATCATCCTAACATGCATCCTGGCTTTGGTCCTAACGGACCACCACCTGGGAACTTTGGTCCCAACTTCAGACCGCCCAACGGTAATTTCGGACCCAACCAACATTTCAGGCCCAGTCCGTTACCTCCATTTGGACCGAATCAAGGGCCATTCGGCAATAGCTTTCAAGGTCTGCCGAATTTCCGCGGGCCCAATTCTGGCCCCCCAAATTTCGATCGACCAGGCTTTGGTCCTGGCTTCCGGGGCCAGAATCCCGGCCAGAATCCACCAAACAATTTTAACGCGAGTTTCGGCAATTTCGGGAATAAATTAGGTCCTAATCGTGGCATGAATCGGGGTAACGACAATAACATGGGAAGGAGCGGGTACAATAATCGTGGTAGAGGACGGGATGGCGACCAACCACGAGGGATCCGAGGAAGGGATAATTATTGA
- the LOC143429860 gene encoding uncharacterized protein LOC143429860 isoform X1 has product MMDNKCGITKLPHHVQQKLCHTRPLYRQGKRLTSVKVYTINDESKHLMICGVPKLQLGEEVRKLVEPYGNIKKIHVVPDYPAEEFTEVYYVQYDRIQSARIAKRFVDGKNFYGGSLHVFYAPELETVSETRAKLLQRRRDVTIRIKRNQQDMKNLNTDKFIPKEQYHRKKKMPALPLTEDRLTQQYPGETLSSIYDGIPQNLDRRPVSEPSLPSTSYSYQENVASTFLQAPYQPTEPIIRINESTEATQKSERIGEKRKNYKGQPVNDSVKVRVVRPQLVDTSTIVKWDTSRKNVFSNPKKVQGNITIKLIPKNESEKKKIIIKDPSVSQLVQPSENLQLSIKEAKSQIRTAMQMNNKESP; this is encoded by the exons ATGATGGACAATAAATGCGGTATAACAAAGCTTCCACATCACGTGCAACAGAAATTATGTCACACACGGCCACTTTATAGGCAAGGAAAGAGATTGACGTCCGTGAAG GTATATACGATAAACGACGAGTCAAAACATTTGATGATATGCGGAGTGCCAAAACTCCAATTAGGTGAAGAAGTCAGAAAGCTAGTAGAACCATACGGAAACATTAAAAAGATTCATGTAGTGCCTGATTATCCCGCAGAAGAGTTTACTGAAGTATATTATGTACAATATGATCGTATACAGAGTGCAAG AATAGCAAAACGATTTGTTGATGGAAAAAATTTTTATGGCGGTTCACTGCATGTTTTCTATGCACCTGAACTTGAAACTGTATCAGAAACCAGAGCTAAGCTCCTTCAACGTCGCAGAGATGTAACTATACGTATAAAGAGAAATCAGCAAGATATGAAAAACTTGAATACAGATAAATTTATTCCAAA AGAGCAATATCATAGGAAAAAGAAAATGCCCGCCCTTCCACTTACAGAAGACCGTCTTACTCAGCAATATCCTGGAGAAACATTATCTTCGATTTATGATGGCATACCGCAAAATTTAGACCGGAGACCAGTATCTGAACCTAGTCTACCTTCAACTTCTTACAGTTATCAAGAAAATGTTGCGTCCACTTTTTTACAAGCTCCTTATCAACCAACTGAACCTATTATTAGAATAAATGAATCAACAGAAGCTACCCAGAAATCAGAGAGAATAGGAGAGAAACGAAAAAATTATAAGGGGCAGCCTGTTAATGATAGTGTTAAAGTTAGAGTTGTTAGACCTCAACTTGTTGATACAAGTACTATAGTGAAGTGGGATACTTCACGTAAGAATGTATTTTCTAATCCAAAGAAAGTTCAGGGTAATATAACTATTAAATTAATACCAAAAAATGAGAGTGAGAAAAAGAAGATTATAATAAAAGATCCAAG CGTGTCACAGTTAGTTCAACCAAGTGAAAATCTTCAGTTGTCAATCAAGGAAGCCAAATCTCAGATAAGAACGGCCATGCAAATGAATAATAAGGAAAGCCCGTGA